From one Gemmobacter sp. genomic stretch:
- a CDS encoding translocation/assembly module TamB domain-containing protein, with amino-acid sequence MRRYLLLATCLVPLTAFAQGTDDRGFLTGLLEDNLSGAGRQVRIEGFQGALSSRAQIAEMTIADDQGVWLRLADVTLDWSRAALLVGRVEVNSLTAGTIELTRLPQTDPDTPSPEATPFALPDLPVSIRVGELKADAISLGPTILGEPVTARLEGSANLSGGEGEAKLSLDRTDGIMGKLALEGAFANASRELTLDLALQEPQGGIAARMIGLPGEPALDLSIAGKGPLSDFTADVALASDGQDRFAGTVKLASDADGNQRFGVDLTGDVTPLFLPEYREFFGPDVALFADGFRTPEGLTTLQALRLRAAALSVEGSASIAADGLPQALKLAVDLGAPDGQPVRLPVSGDPVLVAGALLDLTYDAATGDEGWQLTGQLSGLDTAAARAERLDLTGSGRIARQPDGRKMAGGALQFDGVGLALADPALAEALGTALRGNVRFDWAEGQPLALPELHLEGTGYAADANVTVAGEVTALTVDGSLTATLDDLSRLSRLAGRPLSGAGELRWQGAVTPLSGAFDGEAVVQGANISLGQPEADALLRGTSTIRLDAARSEQGTQIRALSVQAQTLRMAGQGWIRSTGPDLLAHLDFADLSVLGGARGGRLVADATLKGAALDNDLTLTLKGQGTDLKPGIAQADGLLRGQTALDIAAHLLDGTVTVQRALVNGSSWRVDATGAVSETARDVTAKFDFADLSLAGPGFGGKLAGDVTYTLQAGREQAALSANAAGLSVGQAEADRLLRGTTSLSASASREDGVIRLEGLRLDNPQLTARADAQQADGRRRVDLTARLGDLALLVPGVPGALNVTGRVDEADGRLTLDLTAQGPGGINAAVAGTAASDFSTVALKVNGAADAALANAFLGPVALRGPLRFDLAVNGAPALQSVSGQVMLSNGRLTLTSPPFAFSGVAATIGLSGGRANVDVRAQSDAGGTVTVSGPVALTAPYSGDLRIALQALMLRDPQLYESRATGALTVSGPLTGGARIAGDIALTDTELRIPSTGLGGAAAIPDLRHVGEPAAVRRTRARAGLLGEAGGTSGSSARAFPLDVTIYAPNQVFIRGRGLDAELGGSFRITGSTANVIPSGGLELIRGRLDLLGKRFAFTEGQMQMEGSLIPTIRLVATTDTVDGTASVVVDGPADAPVIQFLSSPELPEEEVVARLLFGRGLTTLTPIQAAQLASAVATLTGKGGSGVVDRLRKSFGLDDFDVTASESGAAAVRAGKYLSDNIYVDLTLGSGDESEVSINLDLSPSVTVRGRTSADGNTGIGIHYERDY; translated from the coding sequence ATGCGGCGTTATCTTCTTCTGGCCACCTGCCTTGTGCCCCTGACCGCCTTTGCCCAAGGCACGGATGACCGCGGTTTCCTGACCGGCCTGCTGGAGGACAACCTGTCCGGCGCGGGCCGCCAGGTGCGGATCGAGGGGTTTCAGGGCGCCCTGTCGTCACGCGCGCAGATCGCCGAAATGACCATCGCCGATGATCAGGGGGTCTGGCTGCGCCTTGCCGATGTCACTCTGGACTGGAGCCGCGCGGCCCTGCTGGTCGGCCGGGTCGAGGTGAACAGCCTGACCGCCGGCACCATCGAACTGACGCGCCTTCCCCAGACCGATCCCGACACCCCCAGCCCCGAGGCGACACCCTTTGCCCTGCCCGACCTGCCGGTGTCGATCCGGGTGGGCGAGCTGAAGGCCGATGCCATCAGCCTTGGCCCCACCATTCTGGGAGAGCCGGTGACAGCGCGGCTGGAAGGGTCGGCCAACCTGTCGGGGGGCGAAGGCGAGGCGAAACTTTCGCTCGACCGCACCGATGGCATCATGGGCAAGCTGGCGCTGGAAGGCGCCTTTGCCAATGCCAGCCGGGAACTGACGCTGGATCTGGCCTTGCAGGAACCGCAGGGGGGCATTGCCGCCCGGATGATCGGCCTGCCGGGCGAACCGGCGCTGGATCTGTCGATCGCGGGCAAGGGGCCGCTGTCGGATTTCACCGCCGATGTGGCGCTTGCCTCGGACGGGCAGGACCGCTTTGCCGGCACGGTCAAGCTGGCCTCGGATGCCGATGGCAACCAGCGGTTCGGCGTGGATCTGACAGGCGACGTGACCCCGCTGTTCCTGCCGGAATACCGGGAATTCTTTGGCCCCGATGTGGCGCTGTTCGCCGACGGGTTCCGCACGCCCGAAGGGCTGACCACGTTGCAGGCACTGCGCCTGCGCGCGGCGGCGCTGTCGGTCGAAGGATCGGCCAGCATTGCCGCCGATGGCCTGCCGCAGGCGCTGAAACTGGCGGTGGATCTGGGCGCACCCGATGGCCAGCCGGTGCGGCTGCCGGTGTCGGGCGATCCGGTGCTGGTGGCAGGTGCCCTGCTGGACCTGACCTATGATGCTGCGACCGGCGACGAAGGCTGGCAGCTGACCGGCCAGCTTTCCGGGCTGGATACCGCCGCCGCCCGTGCCGAACGGCTGGACCTGACCGGCAGCGGCCGCATCGCCCGCCAGCCCGATGGCCGCAAGATGGCGGGCGGCGCGCTGCAATTCGATGGGGTCGGCCTGGCCCTTGCCGATCCGGCGCTGGCCGAGGCGTTGGGAACCGCCCTGCGCGGCAATGTCCGGTTCGACTGGGCCGAGGGCCAGCCGCTGGCCCTGCCCGAATTGCATCTGGAAGGCACCGGATATGCCGCCGATGCCAATGTCACCGTCGCGGGAGAGGTTACGGCCCTGACCGTCGATGGCAGCCTGACCGCGACGCTGGACGATCTGTCGCGCCTGTCGCGCCTGGCCGGGCGCCCGCTTTCGGGGGCGGGCGAGCTGCGCTGGCAAGGTGCGGTGACGCCGCTGTCAGGTGCCTTTGATGGCGAGGCCGTGGTGCAGGGCGCCAACATCAGCCTTGGCCAGCCCGAGGCCGACGCCCTGCTGCGCGGCACCTCGACCATCCGTCTGGATGCCGCCCGCAGCGAACAGGGCACCCAGATCCGCGCCCTGTCGGTGCAGGCGCAGACCCTGCGCATGGCGGGGCAAGGCTGGATCCGTTCCACCGGCCCCGATCTGCTGGCGCATCTGGACTTTGCCGATCTGTCGGTTCTGGGTGGGGCGCGCGGTGGCCGGCTGGTGGCCGATGCCACGCTGAAGGGTGCGGCGCTGGACAATGACCTGACGCTGACACTGAAAGGTCAGGGCACCGATCTGAAACCCGGCATCGCGCAGGCCGACGGTCTGTTGCGCGGCCAGACCGCGCTGGACATTGCGGCGCATCTGCTGGACGGCACCGTCACCGTGCAACGCGCGCTGGTCAACGGCAGCAGCTGGCGGGTGGATGCGACCGGGGCGGTGTCGGAAACCGCGCGCGATGTAACGGCGAAGTTCGACTTTGCCGATCTGTCGCTGGCCGGTCCCGGGTTTGGCGGCAAGCTGGCCGGTGACGTGACCTATACCCTGCAAGCGGGCCGCGAACAGGCGGCACTGTCGGCCAATGCCGCCGGCCTGTCGGTTGGTCAGGCCGAGGCTGACCGGCTGCTGCGCGGCACCACCAGCCTGTCGGCCAGCGCCAGCCGCGAAGACGGGGTGATCCGGCTGGAGGGGTTGCGGCTGGACAACCCGCAGCTGACCGCCCGGGCCGATGCGCAACAGGCCGATGGCCGTCGCCGTGTCGATCTGACCGCGCGGCTGGGCGATCTGGCGCTGCTGGTGCCCGGCGTTCCCGGTGCGCTGAACGTGACGGGGCGTGTGGACGAGGCGGATGGCCGCCTGACGCTGGATCTGACCGCGCAGGGGCCGGGCGGGATCAACGCCGCTGTCGCCGGCACGGCCGCAAGCGATTTCTCGACCGTTGCGCTGAAAGTGAACGGTGCGGCCGATGCCGCGCTGGCCAATGCGTTCCTTGGGCCGGTCGCCTTGCGCGGGCCGCTGCGGTTCGATCTGGCGGTGAACGGGGCGCCTGCGCTGCAATCGGTGTCGGGGCAGGTCATGCTGTCGAATGGCCGGCTGACGCTGACCAGCCCGCCCTTTGCCTTTTCCGGTGTTGCCGCGACCATCGGCCTGTCGGGCGGACGGGCCAATGTCGATGTGCGCGCGCAGTCCGATGCGGGGGGGACGGTGACCGTTTCTGGCCCTGTCGCGCTGACGGCGCCCTATTCGGGCGACCTGCGCATTGCGCTGCAAGCGCTAATGCTGCGCGATCCGCAGCTATACGAATCCCGCGCGACCGGGGCGCTGACCGTATCCGGCCCGCTGACCGGCGGGGCGCGCATTGCCGGTGACATTGCGCTGACCGATACCGAATTGCGCATCCCCTCGACCGGGCTGGGCGGCGCGGCGGCCATCCCCGACCTGCGCCATGTCGGCGAACCTGCCGCCGTGCGGCGCACGCGCGCCCGCGCCGGCCTGCTGGGCGAGGCGGGCGGCACCTCGGGCAGCAGTGCCCGCGCCTTTCCGCTGGATGTGACGATTTACGCGCCAAATCAGGTCTTTATCCGTGGCCGTGGCCTGGATGCCGAACTGGGCGGATCCTTCCGCATCACCGGCAGCACGGCCAATGTCATCCCCTCGGGCGGGCTGGAGTTGATCCGCGGCCGGCTGGATCTGCTGGGCAAACGGTTCGCCTTTACCGAAGGTCAGATGCAGATGGAGGGCAGCCTGATTCCCACCATCCGTCTTGTGGCCACCACCGATACGGTGGATGGCACCGCCAGCGTGGTGGTCGATGGCCCGGCCGATGCGCCGGTGATCCAGTTCCTGTCCTCGCCCGAATTGCCCGAGGAAGAGGTGGTTGCCCGTCTGCTGTTCGGGCGTGGCCTGACAACGCTGACGCCCATCCAGGCGGCGCAGCTGGCCTCGGCGGTGGCGACGCTGACGGGCAAGGGCGGCAGCGGCGTGGTGGACCGGCTGCGCAAATCCTTTGGGCTGGACGATTTCGATGTGACGGCGTCGGAAAGCGGCGCGGCGGCGGTGCGGGCGGGAAAATATCTGTCGGACAACATCTATGTCGACCTGACCCTGGGCAGCGGCGACGAATCCGAAGTGTCGATCAACCTGGATCTCAGCCCCAGCGTGACCGTGCGCGGCCGCACCTCGGCCGATGGCAACACTGGGATCGGCATTCACTACGAACGCGATTACTAG
- the hpaR gene encoding homoprotocatechuate degradation operon regulator HpaR produces the protein MAAQKPEFFPTDVHHSLPMALLRARESVMRRYRPMLEAHGVNEQQWRVLRVLAEEDQLDASEVAARANILAPSLTRMIRSMVDKDLIERGRDDGDGRRVMLKITPAGLQVIRTASPESRRIYREIEAQFGHDRMALLVDLLNDLSVLDAG, from the coding sequence ATGGCTGCCCAGAAACCCGAATTCTTTCCCACCGACGTTCACCATTCGCTGCCGATGGCGCTGTTGCGTGCGCGCGAATCGGTGATGCGCCGCTATCGTCCGATGCTGGAAGCGCATGGGGTGAACGAACAGCAATGGCGCGTGCTGCGCGTGCTGGCCGAGGAAGACCAGCTGGATGCCAGCGAGGTGGCGGCCCGCGCCAATATTCTGGCCCCATCGCTGACCCGGATGATCCGGTCGATGGTGGACAAGGATCTGATCGAACGTGGCCGCGACGATGGCGACGGGCGCCGGGTCATGCTGAAGATCACGCCGGCCGGCTTGCAGGTGATCCGCACCGCCAGCCCCGAATCGCGCCGCATCTACCGCGAGATCGAGGCGCAGTTTGGCCATGACCGCATGGCCCTGCTGGTGGATCTGCTGAACGACCTGTCGGTGCTGGACGCCGGTTAG
- a CDS encoding GNAT family N-acetyltransferase, with the protein MTDISLCPVPVTDPAAQACLAAYYAELSDRFGQRFEPGTEPDPSIYEPPRGVFLLARRGDAVLGCVGLRPDGDAAEVKRLWIAPQARGLGLSRRLMAAAEQAARDLGYARLRLDTSRHLTEAIALYRRDGWAEIARYNDNPYADFFFEKPL; encoded by the coding sequence ATGACCGACATTTCCCTTTGCCCCGTTCCCGTGACCGACCCTGCGGCGCAGGCCTGCCTTGCGGCCTATTATGCCGAACTCTCGGACCGCTTCGGCCAGCGGTTCGAACCCGGAACCGAACCCGATCCGTCCATCTATGAACCGCCCAGGGGTGTCTTTCTGTTGGCCCGGCGGGGCGATGCGGTGCTGGGCTGCGTCGGCCTGCGCCCCGATGGCGACGCGGCCGAGGTGAAGCGGCTGTGGATTGCCCCGCAGGCCCGGGGCCTTGGCCTGTCGCGCCGGTTGATGGCGGCGGCGGAACAGGCGGCGCGCGATCTGGGCTATGCGCGGCTGCGGCTGGACACCAGCCGCCACCTGACCGAGGCCATCGCGCTCTATCGTCGCGATGGCTGGGCCGAGATTGCGCGCTACAACGACAATCCCTATGCCGATTTCTTCTTTGAAAAACCGCTCTAA
- a CDS encoding carboxynorspermidine decarboxylase codes for MLPTPCYVIDKARLLPNMEKIAWLREQSGAKSLLALKCFATWSVFDFMSHYMDGTTSSSLFEVKLGREKFPGETHAYSVAYAPDEIDEVLASSDKIIFNTIGQLDRFDVVSSGHVRGLRVNPGVSTSGFDLADPARPFSRLGEHDPEAIARVADRVTGFMFHNNCENADFGRFDAMLGHIEQRFGFLIRQMKWISLGGGIHFTGEGYPLDKLADRLKRFSDENGVQVYLEPGEAAITNSATLEVTVLDTLFNGKNLAIVDSSIEAHMLDLLIYRQSARMAESGDQEWMVCGKSCLAGDIFGEFRFDQPLKAGDRLSIQDAAGYTMVKKNWFNGVQMPAIAVKELDGTVRLERTFGYDEFVAALS; via the coding sequence ATGCTTCCCACCCCCTGCTATGTCATCGACAAGGCGCGTCTGCTGCCGAACATGGAAAAAATCGCCTGGCTGCGCGAACAGTCCGGCGCGAAATCCCTGCTGGCGCTGAAATGCTTCGCCACCTGGTCGGTGTTTGATTTCATGTCGCACTACATGGATGGCACCACCTCCAGTTCGCTGTTCGAGGTGAAGCTGGGGCGCGAGAAGTTCCCCGGGGAAACCCACGCCTATTCCGTCGCCTATGCCCCCGACGAAATCGACGAGGTGCTGGCGAGTTCCGACAAGATCATCTTCAACACCATCGGCCAGCTGGACCGTTTCGATGTGGTCTCCTCGGGCCATGTGCGCGGCCTGCGGGTGAACCCGGGTGTGTCCACCTCGGGGTTCGATCTGGCCGATCCGGCGCGGCCGTTTTCGCGGCTGGGCGAACATGACCCCGAGGCGATCGCGAGGGTCGCCGATCGCGTGACCGGCTTCATGTTCCACAACAACTGCGAGAATGCCGATTTCGGCCGGTTCGATGCCATGCTGGGCCATATCGAACAAAGGTTCGGATTCCTGATTCGCCAGATGAAATGGATCAGCCTGGGCGGCGGCATCCACTTTACCGGCGAGGGCTATCCGCTGGACAAGCTGGCCGACCGGCTGAAGCGGTTCTCCGATGAAAACGGCGTGCAGGTGTATCTGGAACCGGGCGAAGCGGCGATCACCAATTCCGCGACGCTGGAGGTGACGGTGCTGGACACGCTGTTCAACGGGAAAAACCTGGCCATCGTCGACAGCAGCATCGAGGCGCATATGCTGGATCTGCTGATCTACCGCCAGTCGGCCAGGATGGCCGAAAGCGGCGATCAGGAATGGATGGTCTGCGGCAAATCCTGTCTGGCCGGCGACATCTTTGGCGAATTCCGCTTTGACCAGCCGCTGAAGGCAGGCGACCGGCTGAGCATCCAGGATGCCGCCGGTTACACAATGGTCAAGAAGAACTGGTTTAACGGTGTCCAGATGCCCGCCATCGCGGTGAAGGAACTGGATGGCACGGTCAGACTGGAACGCACGTTCGGCTACGATGAATTCGTCGCCGCCCTTTCGTAA
- a CDS encoding autotransporter assembly complex family protein, with protein MPVRFRHSVLLSCAVSALLLASPVGALDAVTFVLPGAPDDLADSLRSASLTEAARRDGRTDPQEVFGAAQADYARLLGALYAAGRYSGTISIRIDGREAADIAPLNAPTRIGTVTIEVNPGPEFAFSRADAAPLAPGTELPTGFAVGQPALSGTIREAADVAVDGWRNVGHAKARVGDQQLTASHPRRTLDARLGIAPGPQVRIGKLTFTGQNRMRLGRLYKIAGLKEGVVYSPEELRKAADRLRRTGVFRSVALTEAETLGPGNTLDITANVSEMPWRRLGFGAELSSTEGGTLSAFWMHRNLMGGAERLTIEAEASKIGLKSGGGMDYSLGATVERPASFTPDTTAKLTMGIERENDEGTRTDLIRFGFGLSHVFSERLTGRADLIYTISRATDAGGSRIYRSLSLPVGTTWDRRDNKLDPTRGFWIDAEAMPFLGFKSTGSGLRATLDARGFYPVGERVVLAARLQGGIIAGSPLPDTPTEYRFWSGGGGTVRGQSYKSLGVNIGRLTVGGTRFIGGSFEVRGKVTEKIGVVGFFDYGQISDADFSAAPLSNWHAGAGIGVRYATPVGPLRLDLAAPAGGRKGDGVQFYLGIGQAF; from the coding sequence GTGCCAGTCCGATTTCGCCATAGCGTTCTACTGTCCTGTGCCGTTTCGGCGCTGCTGCTTGCATCGCCGGTGGGTGCGCTGGATGCGGTGACCTTTGTTCTGCCCGGCGCGCCGGATGATCTGGCGGACAGCCTGCGCAGCGCCTCGCTGACCGAAGCGGCGCGGCGCGATGGCCGGACCGATCCGCAAGAGGTGTTCGGCGCGGCGCAGGCCGATTATGCCCGCCTGCTGGGGGCGCTTTATGCGGCGGGGCGCTATTCCGGCACCATCTCCATCCGCATCGACGGGCGCGAGGCGGCGGATATAGCCCCCCTGAACGCCCCCACCCGCATCGGCACCGTGACGATAGAGGTCAACCCGGGCCCCGAATTTGCCTTCAGCCGTGCCGATGCCGCGCCGCTGGCGCCGGGGACCGAACTGCCGACGGGTTTTGCCGTGGGGCAGCCGGCCCTGTCCGGCACCATCCGCGAGGCGGCGGACGTCGCCGTCGATGGCTGGCGCAACGTGGGCCATGCCAAGGCCCGCGTCGGCGACCAGCAGCTGACCGCCAGTCACCCGCGTCGCACGCTGGATGCCCGGCTGGGCATCGCGCCGGGGCCGCAGGTGCGCATCGGCAAGCTGACCTTCACGGGCCAGAACCGCATGCGGCTGGGCCGGCTTTACAAGATCGCCGGCCTGAAGGAAGGCGTGGTCTATTCCCCCGAGGAGTTGCGCAAGGCCGCTGACCGCCTGCGCCGCACCGGCGTGTTCCGGTCTGTCGCCCTGACCGAGGCGGAAACGCTGGGCCCCGGCAATACGCTGGACATCACGGCCAATGTCTCGGAAATGCCATGGCGGCGGCTGGGCTTCGGGGCGGAACTTTCCAGCACCGAAGGCGGCACGCTGTCGGCCTTCTGGATGCACCGCAACCTGATGGGCGGGGCCGAACGGCTGACGATCGAGGCCGAGGCGTCGAAGATCGGGCTGAAAAGCGGCGGCGGCATGGATTACAGCCTGGGCGCCACCGTGGAGCGCCCGGCCAGCTTTACCCCCGATACCACCGCCAAGCTGACCATGGGGATCGAGCGGGAAAACGACGAAGGCACGCGCACCGACCTGATCAGGTTCGGCTTTGGCCTGTCGCATGTCTTTTCCGAACGGCTGACCGGCCGCGCCGATCTGATCTATACCATTTCCCGTGCCACCGATGCCGGCGGCAGCCGCATCTACCGCAGCCTGTCGCTGCCGGTCGGTACCACCTGGGACCGGCGCGACAACAAGCTGGACCCGACCCGCGGCTTCTGGATTGATGCCGAGGCGATGCCGTTCCTGGGCTTCAAATCCACCGGATCGGGCCTGCGCGCCACGCTGGATGCGCGCGGGTTCTACCCGGTGGGCGAACGGGTGGTGCTGGCGGCGCGGTTGCAGGGCGGCATCATTGCCGGCAGCCCGCTGCCCGACACGCCCACCGAATACCGGTTCTGGTCGGGGGGCGGCGGCACGGTGCGCGGCCAGTCCTACAAGTCGCTGGGTGTGAACATCGGCCGGCTGACGGTGGGCGGCACCCGGTTCATCGGCGGTTCGTTCGAGGTGCGGGGCAAGGTCACGGAAAAGATCGGCGTGGTCGGGTTCTTTGACTATGGCCAGATCTCGGATGCCGATTTTTCGGCCGCGCCCTTGTCCAACTGGCATGCCGGCGCCGGAATCGGCGTGCGCTATGCCACGCCCGTCGGCCCGCTGCGGCTGGATCTGGCGGCGCCGGCGGGTGGGCGCAAGGGGGATGGCGTGCAGTTCTACCTTGGGATCGGGCAGGCATTCTGA
- the hpaE gene encoding 5-carboxymethyl-2-hydroxymuconate semialdehyde dehydrogenase → MAEHSGDLATNLSRAKDYLQRFTDGGVLNQIGGQAVPGSLGWFDTISPTNLEPLARVARGGAEDVDRAARAAHAAFAGWSRMDGAARRKLLHRIADGIEKRAEEIAFLECLDTGQALRFMSKAALRGAENFRFFADKAPEARDGRSIFAPGQMNVTSRAPIGPVGIITPWNTPFMLSTWKIAPALAAGCTVVHKPAEFSPLTARLLVEIAEDAGLPPGVWNLVNGMGEDAGKALTEHPLIKAIGFVGESNTGSRIMAQGAPTLKRVHFELGGKNPVIVFADADLDRAADAAVFMIYSLNGERCTSSSRLLVEASIHDAFTAKVAEKAARIPIGHPLDPKTVIGPLIHPVHEAKVLSYFDKARAEGATIATGGQKLPGNGCYVRPTLFTNARNDMAIAQEEIFGPVLTAIPFADEDEALALANDVQYGLAGYLWTSDLTRALRFSDAMQAGMIWVNSENLRHLPTPFGGVKSSGIGRDGGDWSFDFYMETRNVAFATTAHGIPKLGG, encoded by the coding sequence ATGGCCGAGCATTCGGGCGACCTTGCGACGAACCTGTCGCGGGCCAAGGATTATCTGCAACGCTTCACCGATGGCGGGGTGCTGAACCAGATCGGCGGGCAGGCGGTGCCGGGCAGCCTGGGCTGGTTCGACACCATTTCGCCCACCAATCTGGAACCGCTTGCCCGCGTCGCGCGTGGCGGGGCCGAGGATGTGGACCGCGCCGCCCGCGCCGCCCATGCCGCCTTTGCCGGCTGGTCGCGGATGGACGGCGCCGCGCGGCGCAAGCTGCTGCACCGCATCGCCGACGGGATCGAGAAACGGGCCGAGGAAATCGCCTTTCTGGAATGCCTCGACACGGGCCAGGCGTTGCGCTTCATGTCCAAGGCGGCGTTGCGCGGGGCCGAGAATTTCCGCTTTTTCGCCGACAAGGCGCCCGAGGCGCGCGACGGCCGCTCGATCTTTGCCCCCGGCCAGATGAACGTCACCAGCCGCGCCCCCATCGGGCCGGTCGGCATCATCACGCCGTGGAACACGCCCTTCATGCTGTCCACCTGGAAGATTGCGCCCGCCTTGGCCGCCGGCTGCACCGTGGTGCACAAACCCGCCGAATTCAGCCCGCTGACCGCCCGCCTGCTGGTGGAAATCGCCGAAGACGCGGGCCTGCCCCCTGGCGTGTGGAACCTGGTCAACGGCATGGGCGAGGATGCTGGCAAGGCTCTGACCGAGCATCCGCTGATCAAGGCCATCGGCTTTGTCGGTGAATCGAACACCGGCAGCCGGATCATGGCGCAGGGTGCCCCCACGCTGAAACGGGTGCATTTCGAACTGGGCGGCAAGAACCCGGTGATCGTGTTCGCCGATGCCGATCTGGACCGCGCCGCCGATGCTGCCGTCTTCATGATCTATTCGCTGAACGGCGAACGCTGCACCTCGTCCAGCCGCCTGCTGGTGGAAGCCTCGATCCACGATGCCTTTACCGCCAAGGTCGCGGAAAAGGCCGCCCGCATCCCCATCGGCCACCCGCTGGATCCGAAAACCGTGATCGGCCCGCTGATCCACCCGGTCCACGAGGCCAAGGTGCTGTCCTATTTCGACAAGGCCCGCGCCGAAGGGGCCACCATCGCCACCGGCGGGCAAAAGCTGCCCGGCAATGGCTGCTACGTGCGCCCCACCCTGTTCACCAATGCCCGCAACGACATGGCGATTGCGCAAGAGGAAATCTTTGGCCCCGTCCTGACCGCCATCCCCTTTGCCGACGAGGACGAGGCGCTGGCCCTGGCCAATGACGTGCAATACGGCCTTGCCGGCTACCTGTGGACCAGCGACCTGACCCGCGCCCTGCGGTTCAGCGATGCGATGCAGGCCGGGATGATCTGGGTGAACTCGGAAAACCTGCGCCACCTGCCCACCCCCTTCGGCGGCGTCAAATCCAGCGGCATCGGGCGCGACGGTGGCGACTGGTCGTTCGATTTCTACATGGAAACCAGGAACGTCGCCTTTGCCACCACCGCCCACGGCATTCCGAAACTGGGAGGATAA
- a CDS encoding saccharopine dehydrogenase family protein yields the protein MKRNVLIIGAGGVAQVVAHKCAQNNDVLGDIHIASRTVSKCEAILESVREKGSLKVQGTLQAHAVNARDTAEVAALIRKTGAQIVINVAQAFVNMPVLDACIETGVAYMDTAIHEDPAKVCETPPWYGNYEWKRREAAAKAGVTAILGVGFDPGVVNAYARLAIDDYVPEPASIDIIDINAGSHGRWFSTNFDPEINFREFTGTVYSWQNGGWQENRMFEVGQEWEMPVVGPQKAYLTGHDEVHSLSANYPQADVRFWMGFGDHYINVFTVLKNLGLLSEKPVKTAEGLEVIPLKVVKAVLPDPSSLAPGYTGKTCIATLVRGTRNGQPAEVMIYNVADHKEAYLEVGSQGISYTAGVPPVAAAMLIADGTWDVGAMKNVEELDPRPFLAILNRIGLPTCIRDAAGDRPLTF from the coding sequence ATGAAACGCAATGTCCTGATCATCGGCGCCGGTGGCGTGGCCCAGGTCGTGGCGCACAAATGTGCGCAGAACAACGACGTGCTGGGCGACATTCACATCGCTTCGCGGACTGTCTCGAAATGCGAGGCGATCCTTGAAAGCGTTCGGGAAAAAGGCAGCCTGAAGGTTCAGGGCACGTTGCAGGCCCATGCCGTGAACGCCCGCGATACGGCCGAGGTGGCGGCGCTGATCCGCAAGACCGGCGCGCAGATCGTCATCAACGTGGCGCAGGCTTTCGTCAACATGCCGGTGCTGGACGCCTGTATCGAAACCGGCGTGGCCTATATGGACACTGCCATTCACGAAGACCCCGCCAAGGTCTGCGAAACCCCGCCATGGTATGGCAACTACGAATGGAAGCGGCGCGAGGCGGCGGCCAAGGCGGGCGTCACCGCCATTCTGGGCGTGGGCTTTGATCCGGGCGTGGTGAACGCCTATGCCCGGCTGGCGATTGATGACTATGTGCCCGAACCGGCCAGCATCGACATCATCGACATCAACGCCGGCAGCCACGGCCGCTGGTTCAGCACCAACTTCGACCCGGAAATCAACTTCCGCGAATTCACCGGCACCGTCTACAGCTGGCAGAACGGCGGATGGCAGGAAAACCGGATGTTCGAGGTTGGCCAGGAATGGGAAATGCCGGTGGTCGGCCCGCAAAAGGCCTATCTGACCGGCCATGACGAGGTGCATTCCCTGTCGGCCAACTATCCGCAGGCCGATGTGCGGTTCTGGATGGGTTTTGGCGACCACTATATCAACGTGTTCACCGTGCTGAAAAATCTGGGCCTGCTGTCGGAAAAGCCGGTGAAAACCGCCGAAGGGCTGGAGGTGATCCCGCTCAAGGTGGTCAAGGCCGTGCTGCCCGACCCGTCGTCGCTGGCGCCCGGTTATACCGGCAAGACGTGCATCGCCACGCTGGTCAGGGGCACCCGCAATGGCCAGCCGGCCGAGGTGATGATCTACAACGTCGCCGACCACAAGGAGGCGTATCTGGAGGTCGGATCGCAGGGCATCAGCTATACCGCCGGCGTGCCGCCGGTGGCGGCGGCCATGCTGATCGCGGATGGCACCTGGGATGTGGGCGCCATGAAGAATGTCGAGGAGCTGGATCCCAGGCCGTTCCTGGCCATCCTGAACCGTATCGGCCTGCCCACCTGCATCCGCGATGCCGCAGGCGACCGGCCGCTGACCTTCTGA